A genomic window from Oceanobacillus timonensis includes:
- the leuS gene encoding leucine--tRNA ligase, giving the protein MSFPHQEIEKKWQKYWDHNHTFKTNTFSNKEKFYALDMFPYPSGQGLHVGHPEGYTATDILARMKRMQGYEVMHPMGWDAFGLPAEQYAIDTGNSPKEFTEANIQIFKRQIKELGFSYDWDREVNTTDPDYYKWTQWIFKKLYENDLAYMDEVAVNWCPALGTVLANEEVIDGKSERGGHPVVRKPMKQWMLKITAYADRLLSDLEDLDWPESLKEMQRNWIGRSEGAEVTFSIEGHEETFTVFTTRPDTLFGATYAVMAPEHEFVEKITTAEQKAAVEKYLHEIQTKSDLERTDLAKEKTGVFTGAYAINPANGEKMPIWVADYVLMSYGSGAIMAVPAHDERDYEFASVFELPIKEVVAGGNIEEEAYVGDGPHVNSEFLNGLDQDEAISKMIAWLEENKKGTKKITYRLRDWLFARQRYWGEPIPIIHWEDGSMSTVPEEELPLELPEMTEIKPSGTGESPLANNEAWVSVVDLETGMKGRRETNTMPQWAGSCWYFLRYVDPHNAEQLADPEALKEWFPIDIYIGGAEHAVLHLLYARFWHKFLYDIGVVSTKEPFQRLYNQGMILGEGNEKMSKSKGNVVNPDDIISSHGADTLRLYEMFMGPLDASVAWSTNGLDGSRRFLDRVWRLYMNDDQSLTDRITDDAATELDKVYHETVKKVTEDFENLHFNTGISQMMVFVNECYKVDSIPKNYAEGFVKLLSPVAPHMCEEIWQKLGKEDSISLAGWPAYDESKLVQEEVEVVLQVMGKVRAKLSVPVGTEKEELEKMALNEESVKKWVEGKTIRKVIVVPDKLVNVVAN; this is encoded by the coding sequence ATGAGTTTTCCACATCAGGAAATCGAGAAAAAATGGCAAAAGTATTGGGATCATAATCACACATTTAAAACAAATACATTTTCCAATAAAGAAAAATTTTATGCGCTGGATATGTTTCCTTATCCGTCCGGTCAAGGTTTGCATGTTGGACATCCGGAAGGTTATACAGCGACAGATATTTTAGCGAGAATGAAAAGAATGCAAGGATATGAGGTCATGCATCCAATGGGCTGGGATGCTTTTGGGCTCCCGGCGGAGCAATATGCTATTGATACAGGGAATAGTCCCAAGGAATTTACAGAAGCAAATATCCAAATCTTTAAAAGGCAGATTAAAGAGCTCGGTTTTTCTTATGATTGGGATAGAGAAGTAAACACTACAGATCCTGATTACTATAAGTGGACACAATGGATTTTTAAAAAACTGTATGAAAATGATTTGGCTTATATGGATGAAGTGGCTGTTAACTGGTGTCCAGCTCTCGGAACCGTTTTGGCAAATGAAGAAGTCATTGATGGAAAAAGTGAACGCGGCGGACATCCGGTTGTTCGTAAACCGATGAAACAATGGATGCTTAAAATAACAGCATACGCTGATCGGCTGCTTTCTGATTTGGAAGATCTGGATTGGCCGGAGAGCTTAAAAGAAATGCAACGTAATTGGATTGGACGTTCGGAAGGTGCTGAGGTGACTTTTTCCATTGAAGGACATGAGGAAACATTCACCGTATTTACAACACGTCCAGATACTTTGTTCGGGGCAACGTATGCCGTGATGGCGCCAGAACATGAATTTGTGGAAAAGATTACAACGGCAGAGCAAAAAGCAGCTGTGGAAAAATATTTGCATGAAATACAAACAAAATCAGATTTAGAGCGTACTGACCTTGCTAAAGAAAAAACAGGCGTATTTACAGGAGCTTATGCGATCAACCCTGCTAATGGTGAAAAAATGCCAATTTGGGTAGCGGACTATGTATTGATGAGCTATGGAAGCGGAGCAATCATGGCCGTACCTGCCCACGATGAGCGTGACTATGAATTTGCCAGCGTATTTGAACTGCCAATTAAAGAAGTTGTCGCTGGCGGGAATATAGAAGAGGAAGCTTATGTAGGAGACGGTCCGCACGTTAATTCGGAATTCCTGAATGGTCTGGATCAGGATGAAGCTATTTCGAAAATGATTGCATGGCTGGAAGAAAACAAAAAAGGCACAAAGAAAATTACGTACCGTTTGCGTGACTGGCTTTTTGCAAGACAGCGCTATTGGGGAGAACCGATTCCGATTATTCACTGGGAAGACGGCAGCATGTCAACTGTTCCGGAAGAAGAGCTTCCACTGGAACTTCCGGAAATGACAGAGATTAAACCATCTGGAACAGGAGAATCTCCGCTTGCTAACAACGAAGCATGGGTAAGTGTGGTCGATCTGGAAACAGGAATGAAAGGCCGAAGAGAAACGAATACGATGCCGCAATGGGCCGGCAGCTGCTGGTACTTCCTGCGTTATGTGGATCCGCATAATGCGGAACAGCTTGCTGATCCGGAAGCATTGAAAGAATGGTTCCCGATTGACATTTATATCGGAGGAGCAGAACACGCTGTGCTTCATCTGCTGTATGCACGCTTCTGGCATAAATTCCTTTATGATATCGGTGTGGTTTCTACAAAAGAACCTTTCCAGAGATTATATAACCAAGGAATGATTCTTGGAGAAGGTAACGAGAAGATGAGTAAATCAAAAGGAAATGTGGTTAATCCGGATGATATTATTTCTTCTCATGGTGCAGATACATTGCGTTTGTATGAAATGTTCATGGGGCCGCTGGATGCTTCTGTCGCCTGGTCCACAAACGGTTTGGACGGCTCCCGTCGTTTCTTAGATCGTGTTTGGAGATTGTATATGAATGATGATCAATCATTAACAGACCGAATTACAGATGATGCGGCAACAGAGTTGGATAAAGTGTACCATGAAACAGTCAAGAAGGTGACAGAGGACTTTGAGAATCTTCATTTTAATACAGGTATCTCCCAAATGATGGTATTTGTAAATGAATGTTATAAAGTAGATTCGATTCCTAAAAATTATGCGGAAGGTTTTGTGAAGCTTCTTTCTCCAGTTGCGCCACATATGTGTGAAGAAATCTGGCAAAAGCTTGGCAAGGAGGATTCCATCAGTTTAGCAGGCTGGCCAGCCTATGACGAATCGAAACTTGTGCAAGAAGAAGTTGAGGTTGTATTGCAGGTGATGGGGAAAGTTCGCGCAAAACTGAGTGTTCCTGTAGGTACAGAAAAAGAGGAACTTGAAAAAATGGCTTTAAATGAAGAAAGTGTAAAAAAATGGGTAGAAGGGAAAACGATCCGAAAAGTGATTGTTGTTCCAGACAAACTGGTTAATGTTGTAGCTAATTAA
- a CDS encoding class I SAM-dependent methyltransferase, whose product MLLNVLTCAHSLLKESLQEGDIAIDATCGNGHDTLFLSQAVGNSGKVYGFDIQAQAIQKTNEKLQENDCHNVSLIQDSHEKISTYMKEVILGGAIFNLGYLPQSDKSIITKAPSTITAIQAILEKLKPNGRLILVIYYGHPGGEEEKEAILAYTSQLDQKEYQVLRYQFINQQNQAPFLIAIEKKKRS is encoded by the coding sequence ATGTTACTAAACGTTTTAACTTGTGCGCACTCTCTATTAAAGGAGAGCCTTCAAGAAGGAGATATTGCCATTGACGCCACCTGCGGGAATGGGCATGACACATTATTTTTGAGCCAGGCTGTAGGCAACTCTGGGAAAGTGTATGGATTTGATATCCAAGCGCAAGCTATCCAAAAAACAAACGAGAAATTACAGGAAAATGACTGTCACAATGTATCCCTGATTCAGGACAGCCACGAAAAGATATCTACCTATATGAAAGAAGTTATTTTGGGCGGAGCTATTTTCAATCTCGGTTATTTACCTCAAAGTGATAAGTCTATTATCACCAAAGCCCCTTCCACTATAACTGCTATCCAGGCTATATTAGAAAAACTAAAACCAAACGGACGGCTGATCTTAGTCATTTATTATGGTCATCCGGGAGGCGAGGAAGAAAAAGAAGCGATTCTTGCTTACACGTCACAATTGGATCAAAAAGAATACCAGGTGCTCAGGTACCAATTTATCAATCAGCAAAACCAGGCTCCATTTTTAATTGCCATCGAAAAAAAGAAACGTTCCTGA